GACCGACTGATCGGGGGAGGGCGTATCATCGGCGAAGGCTGCCATTTTGTCGATCTCCTTCGCTTTTTGGCCGGATCATCGATTGTTGCCGTCCAAGCTATGACGACAGGCAAAACACCGGGTGCCATAAGAGCCGAGGATACAGTAACCGTCACCTTACGATTTGAGGATGGATCCATGGGAACCGTCCATTATTTTTCCAACGGGCATAAGGCATTTCCCAAAGAACAGCTTGAGGTGTTTTGCGGCGGCAAGGTGTTGAAGCTGGATAACTTCAAAACGCTTCGTGGCTACGGATGGTCTGGCTTTCGAAAAATGGATCTCTGGAACCAGGACAAAGGACAGGTCGCATGTGTTGCCGCTTTCGTAGACGCAATTCGCAGAGGTACAGGCGCTCCAATCCCTTGGAATGAACTTGTAGAGGTAACACAGGTGACCTTCGGCATCATGGATGCACTCACATAGGCGCTTCCCCTTCATGAAGCAGCTGGGCCTTTATGTCAGGACGCTCACACATCTTCGTCCTTCACAAGTTGCGTACTTTCTTCACCGACGAATCCTTCCACAGTTTCGGTCTGTAGTCAAAACGGATCATGCCAGAAGACGTTCGAGCGTCTCAATGATTTCCGGTATTTCAGCATCGACGTCTACCGGAGATGATTCATACTTCCGCTTCCTGAGACAGGCGAAATCCCACCAGGCTGACCAGGTCGACTGGGTCAGCAAGGATATGCCGAAGCTCTGGCGCTATAATTTGCACTATTTTGATTACCTTCATGATTCAGAACGTTCTCTTGAGAATAAGCGTCGCCTCATCAACGACTGGATACGGCACAATCCTCCGGGTGCTGAAGATGCGTGGGAGCCCTATACGGTTTCACTCAGGATCGTGAACTGGATCAAGTTCTTTTTAACCAAAGACTGTACTGGATCCGAAGAACACTGTGAGGAGCTGCCAAAAGTTGAATGGATTGAGAGTCTCCATCAGCAAGCACTCTGGCTGGAGCACAACATTGAATACCACCTCTTGGCCAACCACTATCTAAAGAACGGTGTCGCGCTATTGTTTGCCGGTCTGTACTTCCAAGGGGTCGATGCAGAGCGATGGCTTCGAAAAGGCACCAAGATTCTACGATCTGAACTCCAGGAGCAATTCCTTGACGATGGCGGGCACTTTGAGCGAAGTCCCATGTATCACTCGATCTGTCTCGTCGACTATCTTGATGTGGTGAATCTAACCCAGAATTCCCAAGGTACGATCGTCGGTGATCTTGTCCATGAATTTCGAAACACAGTGACTGCCGCCCTAGAGTTCTTGAACGGTATCTGCCTGCCCGACGGCGACATTCCTCTCTTCAACGATTCGGCGTTCGGGATCGCACCAACGCCTCGCCAGATCTTCGAGTACGCGAAGAAGGTCATCGGGTACCAGGTTCCACCTCCCTCAAGCAGTGTGGCAGTGAATGCCTTTCCGCAGACCGGGTACTACGTCACTCGCAAGGCGGGGGACATGCTCGTCGTTGATTGTGGATCGATTGGTCCGGATTATCAGCCTGGCCATGCGCATTGCGATACGCTGAGTTATGAACTGACGATCGATGGACAGCGAGTGATTGTCGATAGCGGAGTATTGGACTATGAGCCAAGCCCAGAACGAGCGTATGCACGCAGTACGAAGGCCCACAATACCGTC
The nucleotide sequence above comes from Nitrospira sp.. Encoded proteins:
- a CDS encoding alginate lyase family protein, with amino-acid sequence MISGISASTSTGDDSYFRFLRQAKSHQADQVDWVSKDMPKLWRYNLHYFDYLHDSERSLENKRRLINDWIRHNPPGAEDAWEPYTVSLRIVNWIKFFLTKDCTGSEEHCEELPKVEWIESLHQQALWLEHNIEYHLLANHYLKNGVALLFAGLYFQGVDAERWLRKGTKILRSELQEQFLDDGGHFERSPMYHSICLVDYLDVVNLTQNSQGTIVGDLVHEFRNTVTAALEFLNGICLPDGDIPLFNDSAFGIAPTPRQIFEYAKKVIGYQVPPPSSSVAVNAFPQTGYYVTRKAGDMLVVDCGSIGPDYQPGHAHCDTLSYELTIDGQRVIVDSGVLDYEPSPERAYARSTKAHNTVMIDGEEQSEIWGVFRVARRARPISGQIAKNEHESVLFEGAHDGYMRLNGKPIHKRRLVHDGGQVSWIITDEVAGMGTHRMESFVHFHPDVTLVESGANCFTIERGGETIASIDALHPCQVAIEEGCYFPEFGLSRKNLVLAFACSGELPLQLSYRIQKTTDHDTKATRRANSLPVALFPSGGECPGDENVRTLPAVGERRSPGDGRDLCTESSTRKSL